The Megalobrama amblycephala isolate DHTTF-2021 linkage group LG8, ASM1881202v1, whole genome shotgun sequence region cggaaaccgagggtaacgcgggtatgacgcaattgacaggcgactcctcacacgtcccggagccttggttaaaattgcaattttctcacgatttacaaatagttgcaaacatttgggatattgtaagtactcaagtgaacaaaatatataacactggtctagtggtttttgtatattttacagcaaaagtattacatattgcacctttaaacttaataaaaatgacaaatggtTTATTGGTAACctacatgaaataaaataagtttaatattttttatatttgattttatttcagttaatgacattttaagtaacaaattttttttttttatggttttcatTTCCGTTTTagtaaactataataaccctgtaCAGATTCAGCACATCCTCAGTAAAGTTCTGACAAAACAAAGTGTGATTGTTTATTTTGTAAGaaattctgataaaaaaaataataataataatttataataataaggcTTTGATCAgatttaaggaaaaaaaaaaaagatttcccCTGCAGGattgcaatttaaataaatcatatgtGGCCaaatctgttttgttttttgtttttttgttattctggATGTCCACTTATCCACTAGATATTCCACCTCTAGGTTGTAGGCTGAAAGTTAACATCAACAATACTGTGCATGAAAACTGGAGCATATCAGCATCTCATCCATCTGCAgaattcatatggatttgtttGACCCCAGAAATTCTCACCTTTGTTTTCAGTGAAACGCGGCTGCTGTCTCCATGCGTTTCTGTTGGCAGGTGGGCAGATCTCCAGAGAAAGGCTCAGTAGGGTCGGACATGCTCTCAACACGCTGATCAAGTGTGTGTGACCGCAAATGTGACTTATACTGATATCTGTGAGAGAGCAGCCAGGGTTCAGGAACAACCGTCTGAGAGACTCCACCAACACTGACATCTCCTCCTCATGAATGAGCCCTGCACAGACAAACAGTATGTGTATATATCTACAgtcaaatcaaaatgtattcagacaccttgaacatttcgtTCATTAATACAGCTTATTCACtagaatttaaaaaatggtttaaaaaatataataaaatctcagagttaaactgtgttagaaaaaaataatattaattatgtcagataacacttaagcaaaacatggtcaggtcaaagtgtctgaataatttttggttccaaatttttatcaattgtactggtagtccactgaatgaagaatttttgggtataacaTGTCACAGATTActgtactttattttgctatcctcataAATGAACTaaagtgtcctgcacccactagtaaaaatatatcaaaaatatcaaaaatgtctgaataatttttgggttgactgtatatccatccatccatatacatgcatacatatatacatatgcatatgcatatatattaaagaaaaaacCTTACCACAAGTGttttaacagtagtgtatatatatatctccaATAATTGCCACCTGACACTGGTCCATATGTGTACGCTTTTAGGAAAAACTAGAGATCATATTTAGCTGTCAGCATGTACTTACAGTCACTGTGAAGATGTAGTGTGCGAAGACACAACCATGTAGGCAGGATATGTGACACCGTGGTCAGGATTTCACATTTGGACACTTCAAAATCAAGCGAGTGGATCTGACCTACAGGGCAGTGGTCAGCAGAGCTGCTAAAGGACGAAAACTCACTGCACAAAACCTCTGGATTTTCCTCCACATCTAAAGCAAGACGTTTGGCTGCAGGTTCCTCCAGCTCTCCATTATCTACTACTGAACAATGGCCATCAGCTTGGGACGTCTCTGGTGCGGTGGACACTGATGACCCACCCTGAGGACCCCTGCGCCTGGACATGAGCCAGCTCAGAAAAGATGAATCTGGATTTCTTCTCAAAACCACTTCTCTGACAGACCCGTGGTCCAGGAGCCGGTGGAGAACAAACAACACATATTTCCGTCCATGTTTGAATAGAGCTTTCGCATCCAATAATTTGAGGGACGTCACTCCTTTTTCTAAGGTGCTCAGGATGGGGCGCAGGTCCCCGGATGCGAGCCTGCAGATGTTTTTGGTTGACGTGTGGAGAGAGAGGACTCTGACGTGCTTTACAGTCATGGAGAGAATGGAAGAATCGCTGAGGTTGGAAAGGTACGATCCTCCTCGTCTGACCTGGGTGAACATGACCATGTGAAAGAGCCTTTCCAAACATCGCTGCTTCCAGTCCTGATTGGGCAATGCAGACTGAAAAAATAGTAAATCAGATTTCAGGTTCAGTGCACTTGCTCACAACATGGATCTCATGGGGACCAAggtttgaataaaataaaaaggtcaATATAAAGGAATTTGACTTTATAGTTTGCTCTAAAAATCCAGAATAAAAtaaccaaataaaataaaataatgaaatgaagtgaaataaaataataaaggtCTATATAAGGAGTGACTTGGTAGTTTgctctaaaaataaaataaaaataatacgcaaaataaataaataaaataaatgtttattggcCATGTAAGTTGCCCTTAAAaggataaaataaaaatataaaataaagataaataaaataaaggattACCATGTAAGTTGTACTTATAAGGAATTTGACATCACACATGATTGACAGTCATGATGAATTCAGCAGTGATGATCATATGAAGAACAAACCTTTGCTCTCCAGCGCCACGTCTGATCCAGATCTCTCCATATTGTCGCCCAAATTACGGAGGTGGAGATTCctgaaatgaaataaatcaGGTTTTAGCGTTACATGCAATATTTGAACATTACAAGCTatatttgaacattttaaaggtgccctagaattaaaaattgaatttatcttggcatagttaaataacaagagttcagtacatggaaatgacatacagtgagtctcaaacaccgttgttttctccttatataaatctcatttgtttaaaagacctcagacgaacaggcgaatttcaacataacactgactgttacggaacagtcggggtgtacgcccccaatatttgcatatgccagcccatgttcaaggcattagacaagggcaggacttctggagctgcacagctgaatcatcagactaggtaagcaagcaaggacaacagcgaaaaatggcagatggagcaataataactgacatgatccatgatatcatgatatttttagtgatatttgtaaattgtctttctaaatgtttcgttagcatgttgctaacatactgttaaatgtggttaaagttaccatcgtttcttactgtgttcacggagacaagactgtcgttattttcattttttaaacacttgcagtctaattcataaacacaacttcattctttataaatctctccaacagtgtgtaatgttagctttagccacagagcactatcaaactcattcagaatcaaatgtaaacatccaaataaataccatacttacgcgattagacatgctgcatgacgaacactttgtaaagaacaattttgagagttatattagctgtgtgaactttgtttatgctgttaaaggcaagcacGAGTTCCGTGGgcgggagcgtgagcatttaaaggggccgcagcctaaatcggctcatatttaatgatgccccaaaataggcagttaaaaaaattaataaaaaaaaatctatggggtattttgagctgaaacttcacagacacattcaggggacaccttagacttatattgtatcttttaaaaagacgttctacggcacctttaatttaaaagaatccattttctaaataaattaagataacatgacaggtttgaaaaacaaaacacgGATTTCCAATCTTTTCACCAAGAAAGGAGAATGTTATTATCATCACACACAAtttcaaaaaaagttgaaagGAAATTATCAGATCTAATAAAAGTTAGATGAAACAGTAATTAAAGTTATATCTGTACATAAAAGTGTCCCTAATTGAAGAATCACTAAATCTTATGTCTAAATCATACACATGCATACACTGCCGGCCAtaaaaagtcgctgtttggatttaaatagtcaAATGCTTAAGAGTGCTTaatgcttaagagtctatgactggatcattattgcagtgatgattatgtttctagcatgttatatgtttggcaacaatTCTTCTAGGCCTAATTGATGGAGTGCGtatcttttcatttcttaatcAACCATGTAGATGTAAGAttcatcattttcacacatgaattggcaccagaccttaaattcagtGTAAGTCTTTGTGATGTTCTGGAGTAGAGTGCTCACCTcctgcattgtcaatacaagatcttgaccaaaaaattgatggaaataacatcacaacgtTCATTTCCATGAAGAGGTGCATTTTGGCAATGCAATATATATGTGCATCTGAATCAGAGAACACACACTGTGTGATCCATGCTCTTCATCcatgtatgaatgaatgattgtaCCTTTTGTGGCAGCAGCAGTTTCGATCCTGTCCAGatagtaaatgtttaaatgtggcAGTAAGTCTTTCAGTAGAGAGACAGGCAGATCTAGATCaagaaaaatagaaatattataaatgttcacGTCTGTTAAATTCCATATTAAGTCTTGATTGTGTATTGacaagaaaatcattttttgctATAAGTAAAACTCACTCAAAACCTTTCTTTCTAATACATCGATGTTTTGAGCAACTTTCACGATACACATTTGCACTAACGAGCTTCCATCTGAAATTCccatttttgcacaaaagacCAGCTGAAGTGTTTTCTTAGAGCCGAGCGTGTGGTCGAAACATTTCAACTGTTGTGCTTCCGTCATGTGTTTcggaaataaaaatgtattggaAGGAAATATCGCACTGAAAAAGTAGTAGTTCCTTCAGGGGGCGCTTGGCGGCTCAGAGAGCTGAATTTTTCATTAAGATGCATTCAATCTTAATCTTTTCCCACCGCTTATTTATGAAATTTATAAACTACAAAGTATAACCTTTTAAacttatacatttaaataattaatagcTGATATGCAAATGTAAAATTGCTCACATTAAGCTCtataaaattacttttataaaatatttttttcagtaatCACACACGACTGAGATTGGGTCAATCCGCCCAGCGCAGAGAAAAGAAACAGTTATCACGTGAtaacatatttttataattcACATCTGAATATTAACTTTATGTCTTTCAAACTAAAAATACTCAGTAAAGACACAATTGGACTGCTAAGTCCCGCCagttaaaacaaaataatttcatGTTAAATTCCATTCTAGCTGCTTAAATTCTATGCAAAGAACGCACCAGTTGGCTCGACTTCTAACTTCCGGGCGCTGGTGTAGCCAATGAAACACGCTGTATGAAACACGTGACGCAGGCCCCGCCCTTCAAAAGCTATCACTGATTTTTTACATAATACAAGTATTTCTTTCATTACATTTGACAACTGTAAGTTTGTAAATGGGAAACTAATTTCTATGTCCCTTTAAGCATAACAGACCTGTtagatcatttttatttactcCTGTATGAAAAATTACATTCTCAAGTGCATTGTATCCACTTTGCTATTGATTTTCCCtttgttttgcaaaataaaatagtaatattctTAAAATGCACAACAAAGCATGTGAAGACTTTTAAAAAGGCAAAGCAGAGCCATCTAAAAGTTCTTATATTACACATACTGCAAGAATATATGAATGTTCCCTCTCCAGTTATGCACAAGCACATTATGAACAATCTACTTCACCTATAATGTTCCTTAATGCTTTACCTACTTTCATTTTATCTGTACACATACAGGTCTACTGTATTCTGTTGATGCTTCTTTGCTGCTGCGCTccttacactgaaaaaaaactcCCAACATCCGAGTTACGGCAAAAAAGTATTGCATACAGCagttgtcttttgttctttattgttttatgttatttgaCATTAGCAACAAACCCAAATTCTGTGTCAACATCACCTCTTCACAGATGACAAATGATCAGTTATTTCACGTGAGAGATGAAAACAGAGTACAGTTATTAACACTTCAGTCACAACTCGGCAAAATGGACGAATTGAAGAATCGGTTACAGGGAATTGTTGAATCTAGGACAAAAATCACATCTTGTATAAATAACCGAGCACTGTATTTCTATAAGCAGACATCCATCTATAAGCAGCTCCATTTATTTGATTGACTGGAAGACCTTGTGGGCCACCTgtagaaaacaaaaacagaagaaCAAGATATAATGACAAATAATGTTCACAaattatttgaaacagttcattcAAGAACtaaaattctgtaaaaaaaaatgttttttggggGGATTTTTTTTGAGAATTTTCACAAGGGGAAAAACAGAGCAGCATACAGGTTAGGTATGACAAATAAGAGGGTAAATAATGATAGATTTAGCATTTCATTAAAACTACTCCTTGAATGTAGGTGTGTGACTCTTATTTGCTTTGCCCAGCAGCTTGGCAAAGTCAGGCTCTCACTAAAATGCTTCAtgcaacatctaaacctctctACCGATCATTAGCCGTTTCCACCCAAAGTTGCAAATTCAAATTGTGTGCACATTTAgaatatcacataaaacatttgtgaactaaagcatcccatgtgttcaagagaacaaaatcatcacttcctTGGAAATTGGTGAAAAAAAGgtatctgtaataaaaatggaagctGCTGAAATCGGGGGAAGAAAGTGTCTCTTTTTTCCCACCATCATAAATGACGTGTCTCAGAGCGCCTCATGTTCTCTTGCAttcggatgctggtgtttgtgaACGCAACCATGTGAGATGCTTCTGGGAGGGAATTGACCCtttgcaaagacccgccccccttagttactgttgctttgttcGACAAGACATGGTGCCGTCatgccacacagagtgaaaaatacatcgcggagcaaagaggatactgacaacacGTTGACAGACATGACAGAGCacgttacttatgatattaaacaaagtcccagctttcaaattgtgtagtTTTCTAAGAAATTCcaacaataaaaaccattttgtggctctttaatgtgtcgtgagaTTGCTatatcatctcttcctactagttcatttatagcatcaaacaaacatgaatgaacatcagaaggaatgttgtttcaaacgcggaaagacgtcagtacacaccatttttcaagtttaagtccaccaaggttaattgaactcctgactgctttatcggacaaaatggtggattcggcgttctgactggttagatcgcttgtcaatcaaactcccagcaaagactttggctcaggcatttcagaatgatcaaaccaacatttgagctGCAGTGTGATGTAATTGGCccactggttagtccagttatccaatcacatcctcTGTAGAGGCAACGTCACGTGAGTTTTTATTTAATCGGTTAATGTGGTTTTGTCTTCTTATCAGATAAAACAGGTATATGCCTTAATTGAGCGCATATGTTTTAAGAGCATTTATAGAATTTATGTGTATCTTGGCATTTTTTCTATCcagagttttatttttatgcaatAACCCACAAATTAGATCAAACATTTCAGCAATCATCCTTCTTCAGTGAATCATTCTTCATTTGAAAGTAATGCAATATCCACTACTCTACGCACCCCAAAAAACTGTTAAGCGCAGTGATTTTATCTTTTTGGATTTATGCAAAAacccaaaatgcacataaaaatggGTGGCTGGAAACATGGCTAATGACATCTAACAGACACAAGCACTCTTACACAGTGGTCGCGAGCATGCAGGAAATCAAAGAGCTCCTCTGTGCAGTCTTCTGTTGTCTCTGAGCGCGAACCGACCCGGGACTCGCACGCCTCCAGCCGCTCTCGTGCGTGAACGCAATGCTCCGTCTGCTCACACTTCTCTCTTAGAGTCTCCAGAGGGTCCTGCAGAgcaaatatgaaataatattcTTCATTAAACTTGGTAGGCACAGACTACAAGACATTATGAAGATATACATCAAATTGTGTATACCATCTAGAGACAAGCCAAGGTTGACATATTAGATATGAGACAtaatcagggatgggcagtatttatgatacatgtatttcaaatacaaaatagtattttgtaatttgtatttgatagggttgatgaaaatggctttgtattttgtatcaaaatttaaaatactgtaaaatacttcaAAAAAGAATACAcgatgacatcataaaaatgcGGCCTCTGATTGGTGGTTACGCAATAGTTTGCCCAGACTTGTTGAGTTCAGAACAGATGTTTTGGCGTTCGTTTTAatagcctaggctaaatagtttactaatttacataatgttcttgaaaactattataccgagaagcagccccctatatttatgattaacaatcaaatgattaattagtgctatgaatacaggtgccatcagttgtcttataaatgacttgtttgtaattgagtcagtgttgctgatgcaaagtaggccctttgttaccaaacaccaagtaactaaattaggatacaataAGTAATTTgcaaactgttaaaaattaaactgttggttactttaaaggtgccctcgaatgaaaaatttaatttatcttggcatagttaaataacaagagttcagtacatggaaatgacatacagtgagtctcaaactccattgtttcctccttcttatataaatctcatttgtttaaaagacctccgaagaacaggcgaatctcaacataacaccgactgttacataacagtcggggtgtacgcccccaatatttgcatatgccagcccacgtttccaacatcataaaaggcattagacaagggcagccagtattaacgtctggatgtgcacaaccaaatcatcagactaggtaagcaagcaagaacaatagcgaaaaatggcagatggagcaataataactgacatgatccatgataacatgatatttttagtgatatttgtaaattgtctttctaaatgtttcattagcatgttgctaatgtactgttaaatgtggttaaagttaccatcggttattactgcatttacggagacaagagagccgtcgctattttcatttttaaacacttgcagtctgtataatgcataaacacaacttcattctttataaatctctccaacagtgtagcattacccgttagccacggaacactatcatactcattcaaaatcagaagtaaacaatataacagtatacaatactcacataatccgacgcatgcatgccgcatgcatgacgaacactttgtaaagatacattttgagggttatattagctgtgtaaaactttgtttatgcactgttcaaggcaagcgcaagctctgtgggcggatagcacgggatttaaaggggccgcagcataaaatcggcgcgtttataatgatgccccaaaataggcagttaaaaaaattaattaaaaaaaatctatggggtattttgagctgaaacttcacagacacattcagtggacaccttagacttatattacatcttttaaaaacataatctagggcacctttaaaactaaccttcatctgggagatcacaTGTGAATATTTGAAGACAATATGTACAtttcgccgctagaggtcgcttatttgGTCGCTTATCCTTGtttttgtggaatcatgggatgtgttgtcttcatgtctacagccagtggaaaagaatcgggacgaGACTCGgtcagaaatcatgtttatggatgagattattaacgttattgtagtatgaagcagaccAGGACTGAgtgatgttggagctgaacgagaaCGCTGGagagattgctaatgagagacgaacgCGACATGTCTCGAGAGCAGCG contains the following coding sequences:
- the lrrc41 gene encoding leucine-rich repeat-containing protein 41 is translated as MTEAQQLKCFDHTLGSKKTLQLVFCAKMGISDGSSLVQMCIVKVAQNIDVLERKVLNLPVSLLKDLLPHLNIYYLDRIETAAATKGISTSVIWATIWRDLDQTWRWRAKSALPNQDWKQRCLERLFHMVMFTQVRRGGSYLSNLSDSSILSMTVKHVRVLSLHTSTKNICRLASGDLRPILSTLEKGVTSLKLLDAKALFKHGRKYVLFVLHRLLDHGSVREVVLRRNPDSSFLSWLMSRRRGPQGGSSVSTAPETSQADGHCSVVDNGELEEPAAKRLALDVEENPEVLCSEFSSFSSSADHCPVGQIHSLDFEVSKCEILTTVSHILPTWLCLRTLHLHSDWLIHEEEMSVLVESLRRLFLNPGCSLTDISISHICGHTHLISVLRACPTLLSLSLEICPPANRNAWRQQPRFTENKVLCLEKLSVKSTGPMTVKCFLPALTWAPKLNSLHMTGIHLSRQFFHTLAGSNPLLKVLKLEDINLADYHQEILHFLEFSVLEELSLKDCRLLDKCTVKKDFLVPFVEALKGISSLQSLMLAQNRLATSAIEIANLFSGCHPSKITKLDLSSNFILPAELLEFAQLLETFRPVQRLTLDLRFNPLDRDPEVKGQALRKLIPYCNILTDDWDSRSTMADHVSVM
- the LOC125274100 gene encoding cytochrome b-c1 complex subunit 6, mitochondrial, which translates into the protein MVFEDKMIMNGEPEEEEEEEEEEEEMVDPLETLREKCEQTEHCVHARERLEACESRVGSRSETTEDCTEELFDFLHARDHCVAHKVFQSIK